The Bradysia coprophila strain Holo2 chromosome X, BU_Bcop_v1, whole genome shotgun sequence genomic interval TGGACGTATTTGGTTCAACAGAATCGGATGACGAATCTGTTTCGGATGTTTCATGTAACTTTGGCATGGCATTGTCAATGTCATTGTTGTTGTGCTTGCGGAAATCCTGGAGAATATCACACGAGTCAAGACTTTTCGATTTGCCGCATTGCTGCAATTTCTGCTTACGCATGTCTTCGCTCATTTTCTTGTTCTTCCGTGGCTTTCGGTCGACAAGGACCAGACGCTTGTTGGGCGCATCTTTTCGTAACATCGATAGAGCTATGTCTGACGGCACCATTTCGACGGAGTCAAGATATCCCACACTGCAGCTGCGGGTTATGGATTCGGATAGACATGCTGGAGAAATAGATATTACCGTTGGAGTGCGACGCATTTTTGACTCAAGGACTGATGGGTTCGTCGAAGTGGTTGGCGTTTCCTCGTCAATGTattgaatttctttcttcttGACCATTGGTTTTTCTTTGCTCGTTTTCCCTTCTAAGCGATCCAAATTTAAGCTCAAGTTGAACGGTACTTGGCTGCCATGGGCACTTGTTTTTGTTACGTCGGACATAACAGCACTTTTCACTTGAAAGACATTGTTCGCATAATCTATGCTACTGGAATAACTCATAACAGTCGTTTGGGACGCTGGCGGACGATCAAAGATTATATCACTTGGAGCTACAGCGTTTTTCGGCGATTGCAATGTTGGGACGGATCCTTCACAGCACAGTGGTGAAATAGCATGACGTGATTGACCACTAGAATTTGATGAAGAACGACTGTATTGCGTTACAAGACTGGTGTAGCTGGGCCCAGGCCTCGGACTGGATGCTTCGATATTCTTCGGTCGGGCGATCGGTGTGTGATGTGTGACTTCTGCAAATTCGACATATGGAAAGTCATCTTCGTAAGACTCAGCCTTTGCTAGCGGACCCAATGCGTTTGGTTTTTCAACCGATCTGGATGGTAGATTTGAACGATTCCGTGGAATAAATTTACTCGGGCGGGGTGACATTGGTGCAATTGTCGTTAGAACTTCATTCAATCGCTTCTGGCTAATCGGCGATTCTTCTTCGTCCTccgaaaatatatttggatTGAAGGTAGGATCTGGACCGCCTGGTGAGTCGTCTCGAAGTTCGGTAACGACAACAGTCATCTGACGAGGTTGCAAGTGAAGTAGCGACGTTTTATACGAAATTTGTCCTAGATTAGCGGGAACATTCTTGGCTATGCcgtgaattttgaatttggttcCCCAAATATTTGAGTTCACTTCAACTAATTTCACTTCCTCAGGCAGAGTATCAACATATGCTAGTTCGTCGGAAACTTCATGATCTTGTGTTGACGATTTTTCGCCTGTGCTGGCAGTTTTACGCTTTCGTTCTTGTTTTCGTTTCCGGGTGAGTTTGGGTGATCCTTTGCATCCATCATCCACGTCACTGTCTGACGAATCCGTACGCCCGTTAGTGTTAATTGTTGAATGACTTGACGCAGACGAACTTTTTGGCGTAACGTCCGAATAAGGAAGGAACACACCCATTTCTACATTGATGGAAATTAGTATGGGCAATCTAAACGTATCAAGAAATCAATTATTCTCACCGTCGGTTTGTGGATCGAATATGACGAATTCTGGACGAATTTTTGAAGTTCTTTTGCCTTTCAGCAGTGGTACAAGGCCACCCAGATATTCCAAGTAGAGAGTGTAACAGGTACCCGAGCTGAGATTATTTTCATCGTCATGCCGAATCATCGTACAGTGCAGTCTTGTCGAACAAGCTGGAGGCCTAGACACAAATTCTCTCAATGATTTGGCGTTCGGAACACAGCActaaaaaaaccaacaaaaattttaaattcaaatccaTTTGCTGTCCACAGTGAATGTGGTGACCCCCACTCACCCGAATTGTTTGAGCAAATAAATGTCCTATCAGATTCTTTATACGTGAAGGAAGTGGCAACCGTGGAATATATAATTCAGTGCCAATACAACTCTGGATTTGTAACCGGCACAACAGTTGTAACGATGCGACTCTTCTTGAGACCCAAGCAATGTGCACCTAGATAATTGTAAAGAAAGGGCGAGGTCAACTCATGTGATTATTTCGGAAGAGATAAAGCTCACTTGAGTTCCAGTCGCTATGAATAATCTTTTGTCATTATGACCCCATGTTAGAGCTGACACAGTAGTGGTGGTGTTCGGTATTTGTGTTGTATATAATAACATGCCCGATTCcgtgtaaaaatttaaaatatttttgtaagtcGTGACATTTTGAGCATCGCCGTATTGAGTGGTTTGTTGAGACGTGCCAGCCACAGCTAGTAATTCTCGTGAGTTGCTCCATTCCATAACAAATCCTAACGATCCATTTAGACCGGTGTTTATGTGAGCTGGTGACACATCATCGAACGATTTCAACAGATAAATAAAGCCATTTTGAAAGCTCACAGCCAGTACAAACGAACGCTTAGCTGCGGAAACGTTGGTAGAAATGAGATTTCTCGATAATTACCTTAGAGACAAATTTCCTTACCAGCATTTGATACACCCGGTTCTGTGTCTTCACCTTcttccattttaaatttctcaCAGGACCAAGCCATTGAGGTGATTCCAACATCTGAACACAATTGCACTTGTGACACCATGGCCCCGTGAACATCCATAACGATTATTTGACCTTGTGTGGTTCCGAAGTACACTTGGTCGTCCATAGGCGTCCATATTCCGCACGTTATTGTTGATTccaaattcaacattgacgACCAATACCGTTGTCCTGCTACCGACCCAACCAATACGAAACCATCCTTTATGAGACAGGAAAATATTTGGTTTTTCTAAAGAGTTTCCTTCTATTTTCATGTTTAAATCAAATCTACCTGATAGCAAATCAGTGCCATTCGTCCGTCATGCGACCAGGAGAAATGTGTTACTGGCGTATTTCGATCATTTATCAACTCAATGGACCATCTACCCTCGTATTTGATCCAAACGAAAATGATGCCCGATGAGTCACAGGACGCTAATTTCTGATACGGTTCGTTCCATTTCACAAGAATTACCTGCAATATTTAATGTGCAATGGGAAATCAGTTAATTGCCGTATCTCTCTTTAACGACAAACGTAACAAGGGATAATTGAAAAGGTAAACATGATTTTCCCATAACGCTCAGCAATGCCATGCAATTAGCCTTATATCATAAAGAGGAGGCGACATTATGAAAACAGCGTTAGCGACGGAAAGGTTGAAATCGTTAGGCCCCGTTGGGTAATCGCATGACTGTGATGACATAATTGCTTAAGCACATACATGGTAAAGTAATAAGCTTGTTTCCGAATCGACGCTAAATgcaagtaaaattttaattgtcttgCGATGGTCGAGTTTCTTCTTGACATATAATATGGCATTTCACTGGTGATTGGTACTTTTCACGGATATAAAAGATGCCAAATTCAAGCATATTAccataaatttgttttggcAAAACAGTTGTGTGTCATGCCATACcttattgaattttgtttgccTGGGACGGTTATCTCGTATTTATCGTCTAGCGCAAAactgtttatctcgatatgtctgttctcggcagataaaatagcgcccaaattgataattttgtcGATTTGGATTATGTATCATGCCTTCGGCTGGGTACATAACTTCCGAATCGTTAAAATAAACCTTCTGGGCGGAGATGCATAATCAACTATTatatatcgcccaaaaccacttacagtggaattgtgacgcaagtccgtttatccacttacaaaagataTTGGTGGGAGTGACGCTGACAGCTTCGACACGCAAAAGgaaatgcgtcacaaatggcagatgatgaggaaagtGTTAACaactgattgaaaaatttgttactaaaaaataaaagacgGCCTTGCGTCTGTACGCAAAtaatttatcaacaaaacattgaaccgaaaaaaaaattgcgtcacaactGGCAGATGATTAGGAAACTACTGTAAggaaaattgttacaaattgtgaaaaatgtgtcaTCTTAGAATCTCGTCTTGgccataccctgaaaatttcagccaaatacACCGagtaattcaaaagtttcgggTAGCAGACAAGATGACAAAGGTTGGTGAAATTCCTCAATTTCAAAACTCGTGACTTGTCTtagaacttgcgtcacggcgCGTTATTAACGTGGCGCCATGATCAATGGTTTCAGCCAAAGTATAGTATACTAAGCCATcacatttgaaatatttgaacgTTTTACGTTTCCTaacaacgaaaacattttcatttttggtcTAACAAATTGGCAAAGAAATTACCAGAGTTGAATTGTAAGTTTCCACCcactttttattcaaataaacagaaatgaaaaaagGTAAAGCGAATTTGACCTACAGCTCAAAATTTCCACAGCATAAAATGGAACGTGTGTTGTTCAGGTTGACATTAATGTTTAAAAGGCTTTTGTAATCACTAACAATTCATCCCTGAAAGCACCTTTTCAcgaaaaatccatttaaataACAATTAAAAAGTAGAGTACTAGTACTTTCATAATGCATGATTTAGTCTGGAGGGCCTTATATGTACATTACACCgacaaaaattgaatacaaatttatttagatttATGTGTGGATTACACGATGTTGACGTGCAAAAACACACCGCATTATTAATACATAAATTAATCAGGGTTGTTATTTATTATGTGAAACAACAAGAATACGTTCATCAAATCCAGTCACGTAGAAAGTTTGTATTAatatgttaatttaaaaagtttcttttccGCATAATATATGGCGACACACAACCGATACTCGAGTCAAAACAACGTAAAACTTTTAACAGGTTTAGGGTCACCGATACAAAGTACGTGTACGTTCATTCACATGGAATGTTGGGAAATTGGGTTGAATTGAAAGTCTTGTTCTATCGGATTAAAGATGCGGTTTGTGTTTAAAAACTGTTTTGACAGCCTTTGAGGGCGTTGCACACATATGGTGACTCGACCTACATAATCCTATCATGttgaaattatgattttattgaagTGAGTTCTGAGAAAAGTTACCAGTTTGCCtgaatttgcataaaatgccGAGTTTTTTCAGAGATGGTCAAAAAtaaatccattttttattgaaagctaacacatttcagGTGGTTATTGTCGTcttaaattttccgaaaaagatttatgtgaaaagatatcagcgaaaaTACACGACAATCAACGCCCAAATATAGGCTTTTCGACAAAgaagcctacatttgtgttttgtgttttattttctctgATATCGTTTCACCAGAATcccttttgaaaaatttaaaaaattgattttgttgtgaccagctctgagaaaacggTGCAGTCTTCGAAAATTTAGGTAAACTACTGACTTTTCTCAG includes:
- the LOC119085775 gene encoding tubby-related protein 4 isoform X1 — translated: MHLHFEKNTDTKCDCSILSLSWMGKVPDDIPEDDGWKLNRTNYYQEGWLATGNIRGIVGVTFTTSHCKKNMDYPLRTNYNLRGHRSDVILVKWNEPYQKLASCDSSGIIFVWIKYEGRWSIELINDRNTPVTHFSWSHDGRMALICYQDGFVLVGSVAGQRYWSSMLNLESTITCGIWTPMDDQVYFGTTQGQIIVMDVHGAMVSQVQLCSDVGITSMAWSCEKFKMEEGEDTEPGVSNAAKRSFVLAVSFQNGFIYLLKSFDDVSPAHINTGLNGSLGFVMEWSNSRELLAVAGTSQQTTQYGDAQNVTTYKNILNFYTESGMLLYTTQIPNTTTTVSALTWGHNDKRLFIATGTQVHIAWVSRRVASLQLLCRLQIQSCIGTELYIPRLPLPSRIKNLIGHLFAQTIRCCVPNAKSLREFVSRPPACSTRLHCTMIRHDDENNLSSGTCYTLYLEYLGGLVPLLKGKRTSKIRPEFVIFDPQTDEMGVFLPYSDVTPKSSSASSHSTINTNGRTDSSDSDVDDGCKGSPKLTRKRKQERKRKTASTGEKSSTQDHEVSDELAYVDTLPEEVKLVEVNSNIWGTKFKIHGIAKNVPANLGQISYKTSLLHLQPRQMTVVVTELRDDSPGGPDPTFNPNIFSEDEEESPISQKRLNEVLTTIAPMSPRPSKFIPRNRSNLPSRSVEKPNALGPLAKAESYEDDFPYVEFAEVTHHTPIARPKNIEASSPRPGPSYTSLVTQYSRSSSNSSGQSRHAISPLCCEGSVPTLQSPKNAVAPSDIIFDRPPASQTTVMSYSSSIDYANNVFQVKSAVMSDVTKTSAHGSQVPFNLSLNLDRLEGKTSKEKPMVKKKEIQYIDEETPTTSTNPSVLESKMRRTPTVISISPACLSESITRSCSVGYLDSVEMVPSDIALSMLRKDAPNKRLVLVDRKPRKNKKMSEDMRKQKLQQCGKSKSLDSCDILQDFRKHNNNDIDNAMPKLHETSETDSSSDSVEPNTSTELTQQRVNRIKSDRTNELEKYVKESKSNGNDIEKMSTCSKCKQSNCVCRKPKSSQQQQQQQQQLPSSLLDSRNNNATTPTTVLPSGKNNKSSRIEQSLTSETNRPNSSKGNTKNDRMTRKKSEVITSYTDSPLFSRKHRFGDDADGSRFLSSDSPILGKKSENSFSFIKQLSEARRRRKEENAQLSKTEIEVQHVEISTTEQKTSVSLHTQALTTLENIISRLRDLDESRYTPPSSPKPHRQPRSSPASPAPSKKGKRHQSASPIRHILNSPLLNRRQRKKPQPDSSDDESNQQEMDDKPNNSKQYRDLETFQKAQLRQKLKRGKIEPNGTPTISHPAPLRREFVMHNKAPMWNENSQVYQLDFGGRVTQESAKNFQIEFRGKQVMQFGRIDGNAYTLDFQYPFSALQAFSVALANVTQRLK
- the LOC119085775 gene encoding tubby-related protein 4 isoform X2 — its product is MDYPLRTNYNLRGHRSDVILVKWNEPYQKLASCDSSGIIFVWIKYEGRWSIELINDRNTPVTHFSWSHDGRMALICYQDGFVLVGSVAGQRYWSSMLNLESTITCGIWTPMDDQVYFGTTQGQIIVMDVHGAMVSQVQLCSDVGITSMAWSCEKFKMEEGEDTEPGVSNAAKRSFVLAVSFQNGFIYLLKSFDDVSPAHINTGLNGSLGFVMEWSNSRELLAVAGTSQQTTQYGDAQNVTTYKNILNFYTESGMLLYTTQIPNTTTTVSALTWGHNDKRLFIATGTQVHIAWVSRRVASLQLLCRLQIQSCIGTELYIPRLPLPSRIKNLIGHLFAQTIRCCVPNAKSLREFVSRPPACSTRLHCTMIRHDDENNLSSGTCYTLYLEYLGGLVPLLKGKRTSKIRPEFVIFDPQTDEMGVFLPYSDVTPKSSSASSHSTINTNGRTDSSDSDVDDGCKGSPKLTRKRKQERKRKTASTGEKSSTQDHEVSDELAYVDTLPEEVKLVEVNSNIWGTKFKIHGIAKNVPANLGQISYKTSLLHLQPRQMTVVVTELRDDSPGGPDPTFNPNIFSEDEEESPISQKRLNEVLTTIAPMSPRPSKFIPRNRSNLPSRSVEKPNALGPLAKAESYEDDFPYVEFAEVTHHTPIARPKNIEASSPRPGPSYTSLVTQYSRSSSNSSGQSRHAISPLCCEGSVPTLQSPKNAVAPSDIIFDRPPASQTTVMSYSSSIDYANNVFQVKSAVMSDVTKTSAHGSQVPFNLSLNLDRLEGKTSKEKPMVKKKEIQYIDEETPTTSTNPSVLESKMRRTPTVISISPACLSESITRSCSVGYLDSVEMVPSDIALSMLRKDAPNKRLVLVDRKPRKNKKMSEDMRKQKLQQCGKSKSLDSCDILQDFRKHNNNDIDNAMPKLHETSETDSSSDSVEPNTSTELTQQRVNRIKSDRTNELEKYVKESKSNGNDIEKMSTCSKCKQSNCVCRKPKSSQQQQQQQQQLPSSLLDSRNNNATTPTTVLPSGKNNKSSRIEQSLTSETNRPNSSKGNTKNDRMTRKKSEVITSYTDSPLFSRKHRFGDDADGSRFLSSDSPILGKKSENSFSFIKQLSEARRRRKEENAQLSKTEIEVQHVEISTTEQKTSVSLHTQALTTLENIISRLRDLDESRYTPPSSPKPHRQPRSSPASPAPSKKGKRHQSASPIRHILNSPLLNRRQRKKPQPDSSDDESNQQEMDDKPNNSKQYRDLETFQKAQLRQKLKRGKIEPNGTPTISHPAPLRREFVMHNKAPMWNENSQVYQLDFGGRVTQESAKNFQIEFRGKQVMQFGRIDGNAYTLDFQYPFSALQAFSVALANVTQRLK